The following coding sequences lie in one Nycticebus coucang isolate mNycCou1 chromosome 20, mNycCou1.pri, whole genome shotgun sequence genomic window:
- the LOC128572301 gene encoding tripartite motif-containing protein 43-like produces MHEELMGMCHKPDEELLQDLRDLLMRSESVQLHMPQPVCPELSVRAITGLMDRYSCYRVEISFHYEVSNHHIRLFDDL; encoded by the exons ATGCATGAGGAACTGATGGGCATGTGCCATAAACCAGATGAGGAGCTGCTTCAG GATTTGAGAGACCTACTGATGAG GAGTGAGTCTGTGCAGCTGCACATGCCCCAGCCTGTGTGTCCAGAGCTTAGCGTTAGAGCCATCACTGGACTGATGGACAGATACAGCTGCTACCGGG TGGAGATTTCTTTCCACTATGAAGTAAGCAATCACCACATCAGGCTGTTTGACGATTTGTGA